The genomic DNA GAGCATGCATTACATGGCCTCTCTGAAGCCCGGCGATCCCCAGGCGGTATCCTTCTATGCCACGCTGGTGTTGCGCGGCAGTGCCTTTGCGCACAATATCTTCCTTGATGGAAACACGTTCCGCAAGAGCCACAGTGTGAAAAGGGAACCACTGGTCGGGATGATGATTGCCGGTCTGCATTACGAGCGAAAGAACTGGGGGATTCACTTCAATGCTATAGTATCCAGCCACGATGTAGATACGACCAAGGCACCTGCAGCAGAGGGCCGCGAGCGTTTGGGCACCATCGTTGTCGAGTGGCGGTTTTAGACGGTTCGAATCGGAGTGTGATGCGGAATCAGCAGTCGTCTCATCGTCTCAGCTCTTAATCACGTTTTCGGTTTTGAAAAGGGTTTTACCCGACAAACAACCCGATTGCAACCAGCACAGGAGTAAGGATAACCACTATGACGTTCAGGCCCATATAAGGCTGCAACTTCTTGATATTTTCACCATATCTAAAGGCGCCATAGAAGGCAATCAGGGCTGCCGGAATGGTAAGCAAACCGAGCATGGTAAATGCGGGAAACATTCTAATACGAACGCCGAAAAGGATTACAATATAGGCAAGCAGGAGAAATGCGCCATAAACAAGGCTGCTGACCCGCAAACCCACAGCAATCGGAAGGTGTCTCCTTCCCGCATCTCTATCGGCTTCAACATCCGGGAACTGATTCAACAGCAACAAATTACTTACCAGGAAGAAAGGGATCAGTGAAGCAATGCCCGCTGGTGAAGAATACGACGCTGTGAGCACAAAATGAGTACCCATAACCATAATAGGCCCAAAGCCTAATCCAGGGGCGATCAAACATAACAATGGGTTGCGGGTGAACCAGTTTGTATAGAAAAACACCAACATGATTCCAACAAGGCCCAGGGGAAGAAGAAGCAGCCCTCTGAGAATCACAAAATAGATACCGATCAAGATAGTGACGACAAGGGCTGTCAATCCTGTGACCAAGGCACGCCACGCCGCGCCAGGATTTCCAGGCAGGGTGCCACTGCCGCCGCTAAACGGTGTACGCTTGGTCTTGAAGTCCAGACCGCTTTTGAAGTCAAAATATTCATTTAACGAGTTGACGCTAATGTGTGCTGAAACCCCTCCGGCAAAAGCCAGGATCACATATGGAAAACTCACACGGCCGGACGTCCAGAAGGCAGTTGCCACACCAAGTAGGACGCATGCAGGGGTTAAGAACAGAAAGGGTAACCGCATCGGGCCTAAAATGTCTCTATCCATCGCCCAACAATACCTCCCTAAATATCCATCAATCTCCCCGCCCCTCGGGCATCAGAGAGGGACCCACTTGAAAGATCGAATTTGAGCTTTGGTATTCAGCCGCCTCATGGGCGGCTCTTCCTGAGAGCCTTCTCGATTGTGCCAGCCGCCCGCCTGACCTCCTCGATGATTCGTTCTCTTCTTTCGTCTGTGAGACTCGAACTGAATGCCACAGACCAGAGAGCACTCAGAGGATAGCCGTCGACCACGATGGG from Deltaproteobacteria bacterium includes the following:
- a CDS encoding prenyltransferase → MRLPFLFLTPACVLLGVATAFWTSGRVSFPYVILAFAGGVSAHISVNSLNEYFDFKSGLDFKTKRTPFSGGSGTLPGNPGAAWRALVTGLTALVVTILIGIYFVILRGLLLLPLGLVGIMLVFFYTNWFTRNPLLCLIAPGLGFGPIMVMGTHFVLTASYSSPAGIASLIPFFLVSNLLLLNQFPDVEADRDAGRRHLPIAVGLRVSSLVYGAFLLLAYIVILFGVRIRMFPAFTMLGLLTIPAALIAFYGAFRYGENIKKLQPYMGLNVIVVILTPVLVAIGLFVG